TCCATATGACAGACGTGGATCTTATTTTCTCTTGGTTTTATTATATAACAGCATTTCAGAGTTATATTTGACTCAGGTGTACAgagaaaatgaatatttttgttGTTATCACTGCTTTTTGGGCCTACACAGCAGATACCACTGCAACCCAATGCATTATACTTGAATGATACAATTACTGTATATACAGAAGGCTACAGACCTTTTTGTTTTACTCATGACCATATCACAGAGCTGAGGTTTGTAGCGAAATTGAGTCACACCATTTATCTACAAATCAAAGCTTGGATGCGTGATGATGCAATGAAAATTAAGTAAAATAAATGGTCTCTACCGAAGGCTCACTCACCGCCTCCACTTCAGCTGGATCGTACCACACATTGATGTAGGGGTGCTGCAAGGCCTCATCCACCGATATTCTTTTAGCAGGGTCGATAATCAGCATCTTGGACAGCAGGTCTCTGGCCTGGCTGGCTGCGGTTTGGAAAGCATCAAAGAGAAAGTGAAACAATAATTtacaaagggggaaaaatgctgTAACAATCCACATGTGACTGTTTAGACAAGAATAAGGGGGAGATGGTGTAGTATAAACAGCTTCAGTTTTTTCAGAAGGAATCTCACTTGCCAAACAGATGGTGACAGTTGCTGACAGAAAAAAGAGAATTTTTTAGTATGACTTATCAGGAAATCTCTATTTTGTGCAGTTCAGAAACACTTTTGCATCAACCATCCACATTTCCTTGTCAACTAATTGAAATCCCAGTTTATGAGTCGTCCCATATTCATAACGCAACAGCATTAGCCTAcaatcctgcagcagcttctcagcATTGCCTCTTTAAAATTCATCAGCTCAGCACCCTCCCTGACACCACCTTGTGCTTCGCACCCTCTCCTACATGCTGACCCGGCTAAAAATAGTCAACTGAGCGCGCAGGAAGACGGAGGAGCCACTTGCAACACTCCGCTCACTCCAGCATCAACGATTCAACGACAAAAGGGAGACAACGCTCTCAGATGTCTCGACgctttctctccacctcctcttgctTGTCTGTCTCTCCGTTGCTCCAAAGTTCAAAACTACCAAAGCCCGCGGGGTGCCTGCCTCAGTTCCTACCTGCAAAGGTACAAAGTAATCTTCACATCCAGACACGCTCAGTTCCGGCTCCAGTGGAGGAACACATGCAGCCAGACTACAGGAGTTCTGCAAGAGTATTCTACCCTGGTTTGGTGCAGCACAACATTCTTAAAGATACCTAAATCATTCTTTAAAAAGCTAATATAGGAGTGTCAAAAGCTTCATTTAGTGAATTCTTTTAGGGCTGCACTGATGATAACACATAAGCTCAAGGGCAGCTTTGTAGATGTTTCCCAGTGACCTCACCTTTGAGTTTGTTGTGCTCCGAGTCAGCAGGGAAAAGGCAGTCGGGGAACAGTTTGGGAAAGGTGAGGCCGGCGTACTTCGGCCGGTTCTCGACGTAGTTCCTCACTGTGGGCTGAAGCTTCTTCATGAACTCTGGAGAGGGTGTTCCCAGCTGCTCGATCACCTTGTTCCACTGGTCGATGTCTGGCCGAGCCGGGATTAAGGGAAATGCGTTCTCGTGCGTACAATCGGCCGCTGCTCATACACACGTTGCGACGCGGTAACACAGATCAGACAGTGAGTTTCCAGTGTATCCAGGACCACCACAGATTCATAGTATCTAGGATCACCCCGTCCTCAGCTCTCATCCACACCACTCTATGGTAaatggtgacccccccccctcccaccccaccctgCTGATGGAGGCTCTGAAGGATACGATCAATCCCAGGGAACAGCACTGCCCCTCTAACCACCTCTCCAAAGATGCAGCCCACTGACCACATGTCCActacactctctcacacacacacacacacacacacacagacacacacacacacacacacacacacacgcatgcgcacCCATTACTGCTGAACCactgacagaaaaaaatcatCCTGAATAAATCTTTGAGCAAACAACGAGCAGTGGGGTGATTGATGCAAGCACAGCGAtcgagagagaggaaggagcgcTGGACGGAGGGACATTTACATACGAGCTgagggacagaggagaaggATGTGGCAGAGAGATATTTCTGCCTGCCCCCTACATTAATCTTTCACGGGGCACCAGCACACGCGCTGCTCTGTTTATCTGCCTCAAATATCgcaaacagcaggaaaacatttcGTATTCCGTGTGTTGTCACTGTGAATAAGTGCCGGGAAGAGCGCAGAGCATTCATTGCCTCCAGCATCAGAGTTCAGCCAAGATGCTCTCTGGCGGTTTCTCCAAAATAATGATCATTATTCATGAATGCAACATAATTATGTCTGACTCACATGTGTGGGAATCAGATCACCACTTCTGTGTAAGAACATTCTGAAACTCCTTTAAATATTCACAGAGAAGCTCATTTTGCCGAAATGTGAAACTGATACCAACTTATTTTACACTCGATTAGCTTGAATATGTTGTTGGGGTGGTGGAGCCCAGTTAAAAGAAAGCAGGACAGATTTAATAtgagtgtgtttaaaaaaaagagttgttCACCTAAGAGAGAATCAGATCAGGTATGCTTGATGGAAGTTAGCATCAAGTAGCAATGATGCATAATAACAAGGATACAGTCCCGCCCGGGGAAGAGGATTTTGTGGCGCACCATTTCTCCCATAATGCACCCCACCGACCAAATATCCACTGCACGGACAGAGGTgagcaaaagaagaaaaggagataAAATGTCAGGGTTAGATATGTAAGCAATCTAGAGGGAAAGCAGTGATTAGATATTAGCTGTTATTCATTGATAATTAATAATATGACTAATAAATAATATGCATGTTATAGAGGAAAAAAGAcgagagcaggaaaacaaatattAGCAGGAAGAGTGCTTGATGTCCCATCCACTGTTGGGGAGTTTGTTTTATGTTGAACGCCTTGCCTTTTCCAAACTTCCTGTATTGCATCTGCATCTCTTCCAACACCCTTTTCCTCACGGCACCAGCTCAAACATGCCGCTACGTGACACAATCTCACCGTTCTCCTTGTAGCCCATGCCGAGGATCACCTCTGGGGCTCTGTAGTATCTCGTCACCACGTAGGGGGTCATCATGAAGCTGGTGCCTGCAGTCCGAGCCAGGCCAAAGTCCAGGATTTTCAGGGTGCAGTCCGACTTTACCACTATGTTGCTCGGTTTGAGGTCCTGTGGCACAAAAAGCGTGGCATTTATAACAAGTTAAGCAGCAAACGAAAGACAAAGTGAGTTGTTCCTCCCCCTCCTACCCTGTGGATAATGCCGGCTGAGTGCAGATGTTTGATCCCACACAACATTTGGTAGAGCAGGTAGGACATTCTCTCATGGTCGAGCTCCATCTGAATCACCTGGCAGAGGTTGGCGTCCATCAGCTCCATGACTAGATAGCTGTGAGAAGATTTGAGATTGATTTATGACGGCCGACGGACTCGCCAGAGCTCTGGCTGATGTTGGTGCTGTCGGGAAGGTGACATTCATTCATCAGGATCCATCCACGGGCCTTAGATTACGCCTACATGTTCACTTCCACTGACTCCACTCCAGTGCTTCTATTCTCACGTGTGGAGGAGTAACAGGATGATTCTAATTATAAAATCAGCCCTAACAAAAGCAGTCTTAATGGTTCTGTCAAGGAAAAGGAAGATTAAAGTGAACTTACACATCCTGGAATTCCTCTAATGATTTCTGTGGTGTGAAGACATTTAATAAACTGATGATCTGAAAGAGAGAACACCAAAGTTACTGTGACATTCCGGGAGTAACCGTGCGCAACGAAGAAGAAACTTTCTTTCCCAACTATTTTAAGAGCCACTCACGTTTTTGTGATTGACGCATTTCATGAGCACGAGCTCCCGGTATGCCCTCTTGGCATGGGTCTGGTTCTGGAAGGGTCTGCTCAGCTTCTTGATGGCCACATTTCTGTCTAGGACGGCATCGTAGCCCGCgctgcagatgaaaacacaaCCTTGGGAATCACTGGCCGAGCATGCCAAAATGAATTCCATAGCGACCAACAAAACTGGCTCACTGTGTTGAACAAGAACCAAACTTCCATTTTAATGCAGTTTTTATTGTTAATGGACGCGGCGGAAAGAATTTACACTAATTAAAGATGTGACCACAAGGCAGGCAGCAAATATTAAGAGCTTCTTCTGTTCTTAGAGTTGCCTTGAGGCCACAAATGTATCATAACATTCCAGTGTTCTTTAATGCTTCTAATGACTGAATGCAGATGGAAACATGGTTACCTGCCTCCAGCTTATAGATAAAAATATAATCAGTTAAATCACAAGTCAAATGGTAAAACAGCCACATTTTAATTGGCATTATAAATGAGACATAATATCCAAATGCGCAGCTCGTCTCGGCGGCCATTTGGGGAAAGTGAAACTTTTGCTGACTCGGCAGTCTCGTCCCTTTGGGATTTATCTGTCCTGTTACAACTCTGACTGAGCCGTTTCTGACAAATTCTCCTAAGAGATGGTGTAAACTGAGCCCTGCGCCATTTGGATTCGGGCCTTGTGCAAACTCAATCAAGGCGAGGCTGCATGTGGGCTTGTGAGGTTCGTCATGTCCCTGGAGGCCGAAGGACAGGGATGATGGGTGACCATGGAAACAGCACAGTCTTtattaaggaaaaaaaaacattgatccAGTGGGGATTTAAGGTTGTCATCACTTTTCTAGCTGGGTGAAAGATGATGTCATGCGTGGCTAAATTACTTAAGGCCTTCATCCCTGCTAAGATGCCTCTGAGAGCTTATCGTGACCAGCGTACAAGTCAGGAGGGCACTGATCCGCACAGATTGGCAGAACATGAGCTGAGTGAGTCTCAAACACACCGGTAATAACAAAGTAAGTATGGACTCATCGGACCGCTGGTGATTAACTTCTAATTTCTTCTTCTAAGAACTGGCCTCGTGATGGAACCACTGAACATTACTGATTGCCTCGGAATTAAAGAAAATTGTTCTGGGTCTTCCGGCATTAGGGTGACGTCATGCGTCACATTTGCTAATTGGTTTGGTTGTGGTTATGGCATCCTTGTATGACGTCATTTAGAGCCATGCATGGAGTGGCCCAAGTTCGATCAGAGCGGAACTGTCAGTCAAAATCCACTTTTACAGATCCACAACATTTCTGGaaaagcagagaggaaggaagaaggagggaggaggtgagcgGAGGACACGGGCATTGAATGCCAGACATTCTTTGATACCATAGTACAATACCTCATTGTAGGAGGGGGGAGCTGTCTGAACTGGGTGGATTGATATATTAGATATATTATAAAActagatttgttttttttctttcaggtcCGGCTGAACGTTGCATCCGTCTAGCCTCGGCAGTTGTTCTGCCGCATTCTGAGAGGATGGGCGTGAGATGAATTACAATTAATCTGATCTGTCTCCCTCCCCGCAATCCGGATTAAGTCTTCACTTAAGCATCCACCCTTAAAGCCCCCACATTTGTTTTCTGAACAGATATATCATCAGCTCATTGCGTTAGAACGTTGAGGAAAATCAGAAAATACCCACCCATCCATATTTGTGATTAAACTATCAtccctttgttttcatttgctcCAGCAGTATATTCTCTATTTCCTCTATGTGTGCAAGTTTGTTGTTTGGGATattgttttccctgtttttatgtttaaaagCAAAAAGATTCACCAGTCATTATGATAATACATCACTTTAATGGCTAATAAAGATAGAAGCATTAATCTCGCTTCCAAGAAACACAACTTGGTGTGATGGCACAACCTTAGATTTTTATAACTTCCCCACCCACATAAAATCATTAGTTTGTAGAAATTCACTTTGTTGACCTGCTTCCAATAATCTCCCCATTTTAATGCCGTTAAAGCGCACAGGTAGCTGCTATTTGATTAAATTTCCCTACAAAAGCCTCCAGCTCTGCCAATTTAAACCATATTGGAATCCGTGTCTAATATGTTCAATATCCGTGTCCCATTGTCCATGCACAGTGAACACATCACGAAAGCAACTAACAGGTAAATCAGACAATTGTGCGTCAATCATCTAACCAAGTGCGTGAGCTGAGTGTAGATATGAATACGTACCAGACAATTCCCTGAGCTCCAGAGCCGATGGGCTTCAAATTCTGGTAGCGTTTTAAGACCGTGAAGGTGGAGTCCCCCACCTCCACGCTGTAAAACTGGTTGTCCACTTTGCTTTTGCTCATGTTGTAATGTTTGGCAATATATGATACATCCACTTGTTGTCCAAAACCCTGCACAACAGAGAAAACCATGATGAAGGCTGCAAGAGCAGCATCAGAAGCAGATATACCAGTAAAAATCTAtgtgatgttttttgttttttttacaagacAACAACAGAGGCAGCATTGTCTTTCCAGCATTAACTGGACCAAAGACATTCTTTTGTGAATGTACACAGTCCACACAGCCTATAATTActttggggaggaggaggagcagttgAACAAACGGTGCAAACACAAAGATATGTGTTAATTACAGTAATTACAGCTCGCAGACCAAACAAAGCGTGCATATTACTGAAAGGCACACATTTCAACCTCTTTGCACAGACACCAAACATGCAGAAATTTTAACGAGATCAATGCGCCGACCCGCATGCACGGGCCACACAAACGTCTCAGGCGAAAATCTTTGAATCTCTAAATGCCGTTTGGGTTGTGAAAGTCAACATTTATGGCAATGAAGGGGAAGCAGGAGGGAATGAATGTGTACTGTACCTTTTTTACCTGTAaggaacacacacctgacaaAAGGCAATCTTCACATCCAGGATCGGTTGGCTGCAGTTATATAAGAAATGTCTGCTCATAAAGACCTgcgagacagagacagagagggttCAGAGGGCGAGTTCAGGTTAAGCGTAGCAGAAATATAGAGAATGTCTTCTGGGAGCCAGTTACTATATAGTAGATACATTAAAACTGTCTGGGTGATGGCATTTTTAACTCTATAGCCACTCTTCAACATCATATAATGTTAGATATCTTTAAATCATGCGTGATCGGACccatatacagtacatacattaaaaagaaaatccactttAATTTTCTATAAACTGGTCCTGGTGATGtaataaaggatattaaagagtGCATTGCTACTTGTTTTAGATCCGTCAAAGTGCAATTCTGCATTTACAcattgtgagggtgaagttttgatcacccgcgctgttcgttcaccagactcagatcaaccacgcaaacaacaggagttccttgccaGGGAGAGtcaagcagcagttcaagcttcctctctcaactctgctcgtctgctgctcgctcacctcttttattggtgcaaacagaatgtgtgtcCAAACAAGATCTCATATCTCATTGCCTTCTGACCTCTCCACCCATCTTAacgaacttctctaatcttgaccaacaggatacatctggatgctggacttggttgtaagcagcatCAGCACTTTTgcattctcatgttcttcttctcctgtcaacattcctcaacactcaaaatctacatatcatagcatttaaagataatgcTAATAACAACAATTACAATAAGTCTTCTCACAACATTCACACTCACTAGGGGCCACGCTGATGACATGGCTCCAGGAGCAATTTTACAGCCTTGCTCAAGGTCGCAAAGACCACAGGGGCCTGGGATCCAGACCAAGACCTTGTTGCTAAAGTGGCCACCTGAGCCTCTATCCAGCCACAGGAACATGACAAATGGCTTGTGAGAAGAAGAGAATTGAGTTTCTTTCTAGGTGAAAATCTATAAGCCCAAAGATTTTACTGAAATTTTAATTTGTAGTAGTTTTTTTTGGCTGCATTCTACACGTGAAATCCTTCCTGATGATGGGAATACTGAGCAGAAGAtgtgaaaaaacacacaacatctTTTTAAAAGAGTGGCTCATCTTGGCCTCGTGTTCACAATCAAACAATAACGCGACGACTTTCAAGCAAACGTATCACAGCTTTTCAAACACCAGTGAGTTCTGTGTGGGTGGCATCAGCCCCTCTGCTAATCGCACCGTAAACATCTTAATGTCCACAAGAGTGTGTGCTCTGCGGTCGTGGCCGAGCTCAGGGTGTCTCTGAATCCAGCTGGGTGTTCTGTTACATCTGCCCTTGCAGGCACGACGAGGCCTCAGTGATCACCACGCACGCTGCTCACACCCCTGGAGGATACCAGGGTATCTACCCACAACAACTCGGGACTCCTGACTGAAGGTCACCGCTGGAAATTATTGGAAGGTGGGTAAAAATGAAGCCTTCAGAAATGGCAGATAGGTCCTATTTATTGATGAAATGCTCAAAGATAGTGATCATATTGAATGCTCAATATGTTTTGAGTTATTGCAAGAACAAAAGCACCTGTTATAAGGGTTTTACAGCAGCAGTTCTTTGACATCATGTATAAAAACGCACTTGAGGGCTATGGAAAGGTTCTATATCTGCAGTAAAGGAGAGCGTCTGGTGTTAAAATCAAACAGGACAGGCATCTACATCCAGGGAGCCTCTCTTTTGTCCCTCCCATGCTCCCACCATTCCTGCTTCCATCCTCGCTGCATGcgccttccctccccctccctgggAGCTCCATTGTGGAGGctggcttcagcagcagcagcagcctctcctgCAGGACGCCGCCTCGCTCTGCCTCGTACCCAGCGGGCCCGAGCCCAACGCACGCGCGGCATCCTGTTATGGGCTCGGGGGAGGGTACGGCAAAAGGGAAGGAAAGCGCTTCAAACTGCAGATCCAGCCAACAAAACAAGGCTGCACTGACGTGAGCTCATCCACAGGCCCCAGAGAACATGAACGCGGGCTGACACCTATCGATTTCCTTCTTCGTGGCTGGAAAATATATACACTTATCCTCCCTGTCTCTGCTCCTGTATGCCACCACACTCAGCCCCTGATTTACTTTAGAAACAGCAGACATGTTagttggtggtgctgctggtagtgggggggggggggtgcttacGCTGCAATTCTTCTGATCAGCCGTCTGCGCAGCGTCGTAAAGCAGCATGCAAGAACAAGATCAGAACTACAGCTTTAACGCTGACATTTTTATCTGCAAAACGTCTTCGTCAGTGCTcacctgaaaaataaaaagactaaaaaaaacagatcaCCAAGACACCCTGATGCCATGGTTACAGAGCTGCTTTGTACGCTTACAAAATGCTTTATATAACGGatgactgcagctccagaatGGTGGGTCTCTGCCATACGGTGTCATTAGTTAATTAACATTTACGTGTAAATCCCGATATAAGACTCGGAGGGTTTGTTTCTGCGTCGAGGTCTCAGTAAAAGACGCGTTTGCTAAAAAGCATCTAGAGTGTTCTGACATCTGACCCTGTGAGCAGATCCAGAGAGAACATCACACGGATTAAAGTCTGGCATTCTGCTGTCTGCAAATAAAAGCACATATTTGTCAGCTCAAATTCAATTATGTAACCGTCCATCTGACTCTGCAGCCACTCTCCTCTGTTAGCAGAGCCAAGGGATGCTAATAACCTTTACTCAACTTTTTACAGTGTGGGGCATTTTGGTACTATATAAAAATTATAGGGATTATCACATTTTGCAAGCTTATATTAAACTTTT
The sequence above is drawn from the Takifugu rubripes chromosome 6, fTakRub1.2, whole genome shotgun sequence genome and encodes:
- the mapk10 gene encoding mitogen-activated protein kinase 10 isoform X1, producing MVFMSRHFLYNCSQPILDVKIAFCQGFGQQVDVSYIAKHYNMSKSKVDNQFYSVEVGDSTFTVLKRYQNLKPIGSGAQGIVCAGYDAVLDRNVAIKKLSRPFQNQTHAKRAYRELVLMKCVNHKNIISLLNVFTPQKSLEEFQDVYLVMELMDANLCQVIQMELDHERMSYLLYQMLCGIKHLHSAGIIHRDLKPSNIVVKSDCTLKILDFGLARTAGTSFMMTPYVVTRYYRAPEVILGMGYKENVDIWSVGCIMGEMVRHKILFPGRDYIDQWNKVIEQLGTPSPEFMKKLQPTVRNYVENRPKYAGLTFPKLFPDCLFPADSEHNKLKASQARDLLSKMLIIDPAKRISVDEALQHPYINVWYDPAEVEAVSEPSPPPQIYDKQLDEREHSIDEWKELIYKEVMNFEERTKNGVVKGQPSPSGAAVNSSESPPPSSSINDISSMSTDQTLASDTDSSLETSAGPLGCCR
- the mapk10 gene encoding mitogen-activated protein kinase 10 isoform X5, which gives rise to MVFMSRHFLYNCSQPILDVKIAFCQGFGQQVDVSYIAKHYNMSKSKVDNQFYSVEVGDSTFTVLKRYQNLKPIGSGAQGIVCAGYDAVLDRNVAIKKLSRPFQNQTHAKRAYRELVLMKCVNHKNIISLLNVFTPQKSLEEFQDVYLVMELMDANLCQVIQMELDHERMSYLLYQMLCGIKHLHSAGIIHRDLKPSNIVVKSDCTLKILDFGLARTAGTSFMMTPYVVTRYYRAPEVILGMGYKENVDIWSVGCIMGEMVRHKILFPGRDYIDQWNKVIEQLGTPSPEFMKKLQPTVRNYVENRPKYAGLTFPKLFPDCLFPADSEHNKLKASQARDLLSKMLIIDPAKRISVDEALQHPYINVWYDPAEVEAVSEPSPPPQIYDKQLDEREHSIDEWKELIYKEVMNFEERTKNGVVKGQPSPSAQVQP
- the mapk10 gene encoding mitogen-activated protein kinase 10 isoform X2: MVFMSRHFLYNCSQPILDVKIAFCQGFGQQVDVSYIAKHYNMSKSKVDNQFYSVEVGDSTFTVLKRYQNLKPIGSGAQGIVCAGYDAVLDRNVAIKKLSRPFQNQTHAKRAYRELVLMKCVNHKNIISLLNVFTPQKSLEEFQDVYLVMELMDANLCQVIQMELDHERMSYLLYQMLCGIKHLHSAGIIHRDLKPSNIVVKSDCTLKILDFGLARTAGTSFMMTPYVVTRYYRAPEVILGMGYKENVDIWSVGCIMGEMVRHKILFPGRDYIDQWNKVIEQLGTPSPEFMKKLQPTVRNYVENRPKYAGLTFPKLFPDCLFPADSEHNKLKASQARDLLSKMLIIDPAKRISVDEALQHPYINVWYDPAEVEAPPPQIYDKQLDEREHSIDEWKELIYKEVMNFEERTKNGVVKGQPSPSGAAVNSSESPPPSSSINDISSMSTDQTLASDTDSSLETSAGPLGCCR
- the mapk10 gene encoding mitogen-activated protein kinase 10 isoform X3 — its product is MSKSKVDNQFYSVEVGDSTFTVLKRYQNLKPIGSGAQGIVCAGYDAVLDRNVAIKKLSRPFQNQTHAKRAYRELVLMKCVNHKNIISLLNVFTPQKSLEEFQDVYLVMELMDANLCQVIQMELDHERMSYLLYQMLCGIKHLHSAGIIHRDLKPSNIVVKSDCTLKILDFGLARTAGTSFMMTPYVVTRYYRAPEVILGMGYKENVDIWSVGCIMGEMVRHKILFPGRDYIDQWNKVIEQLGTPSPEFMKKLQPTVRNYVENRPKYAGLTFPKLFPDCLFPADSEHNKLKASQARDLLSKMLIIDPAKRISVDEALQHPYINVWYDPAEVEAVSEPSPPPQIYDKQLDEREHSIDEWKELIYKEVMNFEERTKNGVVKGQPSPSGAAVNSSESPPPSSSINDISSMSTDQTLASDTDSSLETSAGPLGCCR
- the mapk10 gene encoding mitogen-activated protein kinase 10 isoform X4, with the protein product MVFMSRHFLYNCSQPILDVKIAFCQGFGQQVDVSYIAKHYNMSKSKVDNQFYSVEVGDSTFTVLKRYQNLKPIGSGAQGIVCAGYDAVLDRNVAIKKLSRPFQNQTHAKRAYRELVLMKCVNHKNIISLLNVFTPQKSLEEFQDVYLVMELMDANLCQVIQMELDHERMSYLLYQMLCGIKHLHSAGIIHRDLKPSNIVVKSDCTLKILDFGLARTAGTSFMMTPYVVTRYYRAPEVILGMGYKENVDIWSVGCIMGEMVRHKILFPGRDYIDQWNKVIEQLGTPSPEFMKKLQPTVRNYVENRPKYAGLTFPKLFPDCLFPADSEHNKLKASQARDLLSKMLIIDPAKRISVDEALQHPYINVWYDPAEVEAVSEPSPPPQIYDKQLDEREHSIDEWKELIYKEVMNFEERTKNGVVKGQPSPSGTLSA